The proteins below come from a single Alnus glutinosa chromosome 9, dhAlnGlut1.1, whole genome shotgun sequence genomic window:
- the LOC133878646 gene encoding uncharacterized protein LOC133878646 isoform X2, which translates to MDPNSTPFPGKSRPSKSKTNRKPTDAPKALTDELPISRQRRVFGTVRNDVDNIPVITATQKPIAKPSSGVAQKQPKSTKLKNSPEKAKPKSKKKSVRFPDQVEGKSAQNVEAVNAVAPGTPVALPSLSRLKIPGTPYLSAENCMKCRFDRLETSSYWLGQIKLAESVGKHFVSAAFFRLAFESRAEGLIVGFFFVDGGLAH; encoded by the exons ATGGATCCTAATTCAACCCCATTTCCAG GCAAATCTCGTCCCTCAAAATCCAAAACCAACAGAAAACCCACCGATGCACCAAAAGCTCTCACCGATGAACTTCCAATTTCCAG GCAAAGGCGGGTGTTTGGTACAGTTCGCAACGACGTCGACAACATACCGGTGATCACCGCAACTCAGAAGCCTATAGCCAAACCCTCAAGTGGGGTCGCTCAAAAGCAACCCAAATCCACCAAACTGAAGAATTCCCCTGAAAAAGCAAAACCCAAATCGAAGAAAAAGAGTGTTCGCTTTCCAGACCAAGTCGAAGGAAAATCTGCACAGAATGTGGAGGCGGTAAATGCTGTAGCGCCGGGGACTCCGGTGGCACTGCCTTCTCTAAGTAGGCTTAAAATTCCAGGCACGCCGTACCTGAGTGCGGAGAATTGCATGAAATGCCGGTTCGATAGGCTGGAGACTTCATCCTATTGGCTTGGTCAGATCAAGTTGGCAGAGTCCGTCGGGAAGCATTTCGTGTCGGCTGCTTTCTTTCGACTTGCCTTTGAATCCAGAGCTGAG GGGTTAATTGtgggctttttttttgttgatggtGGTTTAGCCCATTAG
- the LOC133878646 gene encoding uncharacterized protein LOC133878646 isoform X1: MDPNSTPFPGKSRPSKSKTNRKPTDAPKALTDELPISRQRRVFGTVRNDVDNIPVITATQKPIAKPSSGVAQKQPKSTKLKNSPEKAKPKSKKKSVRFPDQVEGKSAQNVEAVNAVAPGTPVALPSLSRLKIPGTPYLSAENCMKCRFDRLETSSYWLGQIKLAESVGKHFVSAAFFRLAFESRAEPISCLRVELKRYLVRHVYLSEQTEWKEASVGYGLLKDRSNITGQAEASAVSFIKDRPIKEHSVEQPEN, from the exons ATGGATCCTAATTCAACCCCATTTCCAG GCAAATCTCGTCCCTCAAAATCCAAAACCAACAGAAAACCCACCGATGCACCAAAAGCTCTCACCGATGAACTTCCAATTTCCAG GCAAAGGCGGGTGTTTGGTACAGTTCGCAACGACGTCGACAACATACCGGTGATCACCGCAACTCAGAAGCCTATAGCCAAACCCTCAAGTGGGGTCGCTCAAAAGCAACCCAAATCCACCAAACTGAAGAATTCCCCTGAAAAAGCAAAACCCAAATCGAAGAAAAAGAGTGTTCGCTTTCCAGACCAAGTCGAAGGAAAATCTGCACAGAATGTGGAGGCGGTAAATGCTGTAGCGCCGGGGACTCCGGTGGCACTGCCTTCTCTAAGTAGGCTTAAAATTCCAGGCACGCCGTACCTGAGTGCGGAGAATTGCATGAAATGCCGGTTCGATAGGCTGGAGACTTCATCCTATTGGCTTGGTCAGATCAAGTTGGCAGAGTCCGTCGGGAAGCATTTCGTGTCGGCTGCTTTCTTTCGACTTGCCTTTGAATCCAGAGCTGAG CCCATTAGCTGCCTCCGTGTTGAGCTCAAGCGGTATTTGGTACGACACGTGTATCTATCTGAGCAGACAGAGTGGAAAGAAGCTTCTGTTGGCTATGGATTATTGAAGGACAGAAGCAACATTACGGGACAGGCAGAAGCATCAGCTGTGAGCTTCATCAAGGACAGACCAATTAAGGAACATTCGGTCGAACAGcctgaaaactaa
- the LOC133876815 gene encoding zinc finger BED domain-containing protein RICESLEEPER 2-like, with the protein MDGNSSSGNKSYKTIGSSSASSRPSLLDSTMPPIGNDNVECVGVGSTTTIGPQNPSSALPPKSKKVETTSSVSEHFTKLQEGDPKDPKSKCDGFQEFMKIVEPRFLIPSRYSIMRDCVKLFMSENEKLRAVFLTIGARVCLTTDCETIGQKIETCMIQWGISNIFTITVDNASSNDTALDYLKKRTAHKVGVILENQFMHVRCCAHILNLIVSEGLKEIDDSILKVRSAVKYVKSSPSRFENFKTCIEREKITFKGLLCLDVPTRWNSTFKMLEGAEKCQSAFELMEEHDGNYVSSLSDEKSGKKGLGPPNYNDWARIRIFLKFLKLFYEVTMRLSGSLYVTCNMYFQEICGIQMHLQAYSESGDYILSSMAEKMLMKYNKYWGDLDRVNVLMFIAVILDPQTKLGSLEY; encoded by the exons ATGGATGGTAATTCAAGTAGTGGTAATAAGAGTTATAAGACTATTGGTTCTAGTTCTGCTTCATCTAGGCCTAGTCTTTTGGATAGTACCATGCCTCCCATTGGTAATGATAATGTTGAATGTGTTGGGGTTGGATCTACAACAACTATTGGCCCTCAAAATCCTAGTTCAGCTCTCCCaccaaaatctaaaaaagtTGAGACTACATCATCAGTTTCGGAACATTTTACTAAGTTACAGGAGGGTGATCCAAAggatcctaaatcaaaat GTGATGGATTTCAAGAGTTCATGAAGATAGTTGAACCTAGGTTTTTAATCCCTTCCCGTTATTCTATAATGAGGGATTGTGTTAAGCTTTTTATGtctgaaaatgaaaagttgagGGCAGTGTTTTTGACAATTGGTGCTCGTgtttgtcttaccactgatT GTGAGACAATTGGGCAAAAGATTGAGACATGTATGATTCAGTGGGGTATTAGTAACATTTTCactatcacagttgataatgcGTCTTCGAATGATACCGCTTTGGATTACTTGAAGAAGAGAACTGCTCATAAGGTTGGTGTCATATTAGAGAATCAGTTTATGCATGTGAGATGTTGTGCACACATTTTAAATCTAATTGTGTCTGAGGGTTTAAAAGAGATTGATGATTCAATTCTGAAGGTTAGAAGTGCTgtgaaatatgtgaagtcttctcCTTCAAGATTTGAGAACTTTAAGACTTgtatagaaagagaaaaaattactTTCAAGGGTTTGTTATGTCTTGATGTTCCAACTCGATGGAACTCAACATTTAAAATGTTGGAAGGTgctgaaaaatgtcaaagtgCTTTTGAATTAATGGAAGAGCACGATGGAAATTATGTTTCTTCATTGTCTGATGAAAAGAGTGGTAAAAAAGGTTTGGGACCTCCTAATTATAATGATTGGGCTCGTATTaggatttttctcaagtttctcaAACTTTTTTATGAAGTTACAATGCGACTTTCGGGGTCTTTGTATGTCACatgtaatatgtattttcaagaAATTTGTGGCATTCAAATGCATTTACAAGCTTATAGTGAGAGTGGGGATTATATATTGAGTTCTATGGCGGAGAAAATGTTGATGAAGTACAATAAGTATTGGGGGGATCTTGATAGGGTTAATGTGTTGATGTTTATTGCTGTTATACTTGATCCACAAACCAAGTTGGGGTCATTGGAATATTAG